The sequence AAGAAACCTTTCTATAAAATTGTTATAGCAGATAACCGTTTTTTCAGAAATGGAAGATTCATAGAAAAAATCGGGTTTTTTAATCCTATTGAAAAAGATAATTCTAAAAAATTATCAGTAAATTTAAATAATTTAAAAAAATGGATCAGAAAAGGAGCGCAAATGTCCCAAAAAATCAAATTTTTAATAAAAAAATTAAAAAAATAAAAAAAAATAAAAAATATTAATATATTTAATTACTTTATTTAATTATGAAAATAAATTATGTTAAAAAAAAATCTTCAATCATTGTAGGAAAAATAAAATCAGTATATGGAATTTTAGGATGGATGAAAATTGATTCTTTTACAGAAATAAAAAAAAACATTTTTAACTATCAACCCTGGTTTATAAAAAAAAAACAAAATTTATTAAATTTAGAAACATGGAAAAAAAATAAAAAAAATTTTTTAATTAAAATAATAGAAATAAATAATAGATCTGAAGCTACAAAAATTATCAACCAATTCATTATGGTTGAAGAAAAAGTACTTCTACCATATAAAAAAAAAAAAGAATACTACTGGAAAGATATTCTCAATTGTACTGTTTTTAATATTAATTTAAAAATTTTAGGAATCGTTGTAAATATTATAGAAACAGGAAACAATGATGTTTTAATTATAAATTCTCATAAAAAAAAAAACAAAAAAGAAGTAAAAATTCTTATTCCATTTATTGAAGAAAAAATAATTAAAAATGTTAATATTCAAAAAAAAATAATATTAGTAAAATGGAACTTAATCTAATTATATAAAATATAAAGAATTTAATTTATGTGGATAAACATCATTAGTATTTTTCCAGAAATGTTTGAAAATTTTAAACAATATGGACTCATTTCTAGAGCAATAAAAAAAAAAATAATTAAAATTAAAGTATGGAATTTACGAAATTACTCAAAAAATTCTAGAAAATCAATAGATGATAGACCCTATGGAGGTGGAGTAGGTATGGTAATGACCGCACCTCCTCTATTGAAATCTATTAGACATATTAAATCACTTATTAAAGGAGAAAAAAAAATCATATATTTGTCTCCTCAAGGAAAAATGTTAAATCAAAATGAAATTTTAAAATTATCTAAAATACCTAATTTTATTCTTATATGTGGAAGATATAAAGGAATTGACGAAAGAATAATAGAAATGGAAATAGAAGAAGAATATTCAATTGGTAATTATATTATTAGCGGTGGTGAATTAGCAGCAATGGTATTAATTGATGCGTTAACAAGAATTTATCCAGGAGTTTTAAAAAAAAAAGAATCTTTTGAAAAAGATTCTTTTTATAAAAATATTCTAGATTATCCAAACTATACTCGTCCTAAAACCATAGAAAATAAAACAGTCCCAAAAATTTTATTATCAGGTGATCATAAAAAAATAAAAAAATGGAGAAGATTAAAAGCTCTAAAAAAAACTTTAGAAAAATATCCTAATATTATAAAAAAAATTTCGTTAACAAATGAAGAAAAAAAATATATTTATAATCTAAAAAAAAAAATAAATAAATAAAAAAGAACATTTTTTCATTATGGAAAAATTTTATATGAATAAATTGATAGCTTTAATAGAAAATCAACAAATAAATAAATCTATACCTAACTTCAGTACTGGAGATAATTTAAAAATAGAAATCTGGGTAGTAGAAAGTAACAAAAAAAGACTTCAATCCTTTGAAGGAATAGTTATTTCAAAAAAAAACAGACAACTAAACTCTTCATTTTGTGTTCGTAAAATTTCTAATGGAGAAGGTGTAGAACGAGTTTTTCAAACTCATTCTCCGATTATAGAAAAAATTTCTATAATTAGAAAAGGAGACGTTAAAAAATCAAAATTATATTATTTAAGGAATAGAACCGGAAAATCAGCAAAAATAAAAGAAAAAAGCTATGAAAAAATAAAAAAATTAAATAAATAATATACTCTTGCAGTCTACTATTTTAAATTTAGACTGCAATACTATACATATAAAAATATTTTTATTTTTACAAAAATTTTTTATTTAAGTTTTTTTTGTTCCTCCAACAGTCAATCTTTCTATTTTTACAGTAGGTTGACCTACTCCAACAGGAATTCCTTGTCCATCCTTAAAACAAACTCCAATTCCTAAGTCCATATTCAAATCATTTCCTATCATTGAAATTGATTTCATAACATCTATACCAGATCCAATCAAAGTAGCATTTTTTACAGGATGAATAATTTTTCCTTTTTTTATTAAATATGCCTCTGAACTAGAAAATACAAAATTACCAGAAGTAATATCTACTTGTCCTCCAGAGAAATTTGTTGCATACAACCCATAATCGACGCTATTAATTATATCTTTAGGATCAGATTTACCAGGTAACATATAAGTATTTGTCATCCTCGGGAGAGGTAAAAAAGCATAAGATTCTCTTCTACCATTTCCAGTAGATACAGTATTCATCAAACGAGCATTAAATTTGTCTTGTAAATATCCAACTAAAATACCATTCTTAATTAAAACATTACGTTGACTAGCTACTCCTTCATCGTCTATATTTAAAGAACCTCTTCTGTTTTCAATTGTTCCATCATCAATTACAGTACATAATGGAGAAGAAACTATTTTACCTAATTTTCCAGTGAAAACAGAAGTTTTTCTTCTATTAAAATCACCTTCAAGACCATGTCCTACTGCTTCGTGTAAAAGTACTCCTGGCCAACCACTTCCTAAAACTACTGGAAAAGTACCAGATGGAGCTTCTTTTGCATCTAGATTAACTAATGCGATTCGTACCGATTCAGATATGAAATATTCTAAGTTGGAACAACCAAAATTATTTTTTTTTAGAAAAAAACTATAATCATATCGTCCTCCACCTCCACTCATTCCAATTTCTCTTTTACTGTTTTTTTCAACTAAAGTATGTATAAAAAATCGAACTAAGGGTCGTATATCTGCTGTTAGTACACCATCAGTAGAAGCTATTAATACATATTCATAAGAACCAGTTAAACTGACGAAAACTTTAACAACATTTTTACTAAT comes from Buchnera aphidicola (Tetraneura ulmi) and encodes:
- the rpsP gene encoding 30S ribosomal protein S16, which translates into the protein MVKIRLARHGSKKKPFYKIVIADNRFFRNGRFIEKIGFFNPIEKDNSKKLSVNLNNLKKWIRKGAQMSQKIKFLIKKLKK
- the tldD gene encoding metalloprotease TldD, with protein sequence MILDLVKNQLLTENGIKTEEILSFLSDLSNYGSEYSDLYFQSKYYENWLLEDEKIKEVKYDLDQGVGIRSINKETISFSCCNEISKKSLENQVNIVNSIFLDKEVKKKDFFFKKPIINSIYTKNNPLKNYKNEEKINILKNVNSIAKKISKNVVKVFVSLTGSYEYVLIASTDGVLTADIRPLVRFFIHTLVEKNSKREIGMSGGGGRYDYSFFLKKNNFGCSNLEYFISESVRIALVNLDAKEAPSGTFPVVLGSGWPGVLLHEAVGHGLEGDFNRRKTSVFTGKLGKIVSSPLCTVIDDGTIENRRGSLNIDDEGVASQRNVLIKNGILVGYLQDKFNARLMNTVSTGNGRRESYAFLPLPRMTNTYMLPGKSDPKDIINSVDYGLYATNFSGGQVDITSGNFVFSSSEAYLIKKGKIIHPVKNATLIGSGIDVMKSISMIGNDLNMDLGIGVCFKDGQGIPVGVGQPTVKIERLTVGGTKKT
- the rimM gene encoding ribosome maturation factor RimM (Essential for efficient processing of 16S rRNA), with the translated sequence MKINYVKKKSSIIVGKIKSVYGILGWMKIDSFTEIKKNIFNYQPWFIKKKQNLLNLETWKKNKKNFLIKIIEINNRSEATKIINQFIMVEEKVLLPYKKKKEYYWKDILNCTVFNINLKILGIVVNIIETGNNDVLIINSHKKKNKKEVKILIPFIEEKIIKNVNIQKKIILVKWNLI
- the rplS gene encoding 50S ribosomal protein L19, giving the protein MNKLIALIENQQINKSIPNFSTGDNLKIEIWVVESNKKRLQSFEGIVISKKNRQLNSSFCVRKISNGEGVERVFQTHSPIIEKISIIRKGDVKKSKLYYLRNRTGKSAKIKEKSYEKIKKLNK
- the trmD gene encoding tRNA (guanosine(37)-N1)-methyltransferase TrmD — translated: MWINIISIFPEMFENFKQYGLISRAIKKKIIKIKVWNLRNYSKNSRKSIDDRPYGGGVGMVMTAPPLLKSIRHIKSLIKGEKKIIYLSPQGKMLNQNEILKLSKIPNFILICGRYKGIDERIIEMEIEEEYSIGNYIISGGELAAMVLIDALTRIYPGVLKKKESFEKDSFYKNILDYPNYTRPKTIENKTVPKILLSGDHKKIKKWRRLKALKKTLEKYPNIIKKISLTNEEKKYIYNLKKKINK